From the genome of Bacteroidota bacterium:
CAGTGGCAGCACCATTGAACTCAGTGGCTCCCAGACCAATCATACCTATGAGCTGTATCTTGACGACCAGCCAACAGGCATCACAATGCAGGGGAACGGGAGTATGATCAGCTTCCCGAATATTACTTCCCCCGGAACCTATACCATAATGGCAACAGAAAATTCGACCCTGTGTTCAGGTATGATGGAAGGCGCTGTTATGGTCTATGTAATCTATATCCCTGAAATCCCACCTGTACCTCTGGGGCCTGATTACGTCGACCTGTTTTATAACACAGAGACCGAATATACTACTGAGGGAAGTTTAAGCTCTGCTTCTTATGAATGGTCGCTGTTTCCATCGGATGCCGGAACAATCAGTATCCTTGACACAACAACCGCTTTAGTCACCTGGAATTCCAATTTCCTGGGTATAGTCAATCTTTCGGTAAGGGGTGTGAATGAATGCGGACAAAGCGTCTGGTCAGAAGCATTAGCCATTACAGTGGATAATACGATCGGATTGAGCGATGCAGAAAATAGTATTTCAGTCCGCATTTCCCCTAATCCAAACAATGGAATTTTCAGGCTTAGCCTTCATAACAAAAAAGAGGAAATTTTGACATTACGAGTGTTTAATACATTGGGTGAAGCCATCTTTGAAGAAAGAAATGTGACTTTAAGAGGGCATGATAATAAAAGGATAGAATTGACAGGTGCACCTAATGGTATTTATTTCCTGCAGATCGGGAATGAGTCGGCAGTATTTATGCACAAGATAATTATTCAAAAAAATTAAACTTCTTATGAGAAAGTTATTTTTATTCATGGTGGTTCTGCTTGCAACCATTGGCCTGCAACAAGCAAATGCCCAAATTCCTGATGATACAAACGGTCGCCTTTACCGCTTGTGCAAAACATGGGGATACTTTAAATATTTCAATCAGCATAAATGCGATCTTAAATGGGATACTCTTCTGAATACAACCATTAATGAGGTGTTGGTTGCGAACAGCAATGCTGATTTCAATAATGCGTTGAGAAATATGTTTTACAAGGTGGGCAACAATTCATACTGTGCAACTCCGGGTCCGGAACCTGATACCAACTTTAATTTTGATGATTCCTGGATTAAGGATCCCGCGTTTTCTCAAACTGTCAGGGATTTTCTGGAGACGTTTTCAATGTACATCTATCCGGATACTTCAACCTGTTTAGTGAAGTTCAATGATTATTCAACTCCGGGTTATTACAGCTATATCGATTTCAGGGATGATCCCTTATCCATGCCAATAGACTATACCAATGAAGCGAATCGATTGACCACTATGTTCTATTACTGGAACGTGATCAACTATTTTTCCCCATACAGAAACATCATGGACCAGCCGTGGGACAGCACATTGTACCAGTTTATCCCTCTGATAAGACAGGCTACAACGGTCATTGATTTTCATGTAACTTTCCTGAAACTGGTGACCAGGATTAACGACTCGCATGGATTTACTAACAGTACTACGATATCAAATAATTTTTGGGGAGGATATTATTTGCCAACAATTTATTTCACAAGAGTTGATACCCAATGTGTCGTAACCAGGGTGGAGTATATAACAGGCGTATCGCCCGGAGATATTTTAACTACTGTGAAGGGAATACCCATCCGGGAAATTGAGGATTCATTGTCTCTTTATGTGCCCGCGTCAACTCCCGCCGCATTGTACAGGGATATTTATTATGACATGCTGAGAGGGGGATCTTACACCAGCCTCAACCTGACATTTTTGGATAGTAATAATAGTACATATTCAACTTTCGTCGTAAGATCAGTAAATTTAGCTGCCTGGCATGCCTGGAAAGATGATAATGGCTTGACTTCTTCTTATTTCATTACAACTTGTGGTTATGGTTATGTGAACATGGGAATGCTTCAACCGGAAGAAGTGCCCGATATGTATAATACACTCAAAGATGCCTCCGCAATTATTTTTGACATTTGTAATTACCCCAACGGAATGCTATGGGATTTAGGTCCGCTCCTATTCCCCGCACCAATCATAAGTGCTGTCTGGTATGATCCGGCATTGGCCTGGTTACCGGCACCCTATTATTATTATTATATGCCCGGATGGTATTACCAGAACAATGATTATGATAACCTGGGCTGGTGGTCAAATCCGGACGCATATTCCGGCAAAGTTTACATTCTGGTGAACGAAGAAACACAAAGCCAGGCGGAATATACGTGCCAGTATTTAAGTAATCATCCTGATTCCAAAGTAATCGGAACGCAAACAGCCGGTGCTGACGGAAACGTGAGTTATTTGACTTTACCAGGTGGCATATCTACGAGCTTCACCTCTCTTGGATGGTTTTATGCCGATGGGTATCAGCAACAGCGTAACGGAGTGAAAATTGACTCCATTGTTTCGCCAACCATTGCCGGCATCAGGCATGGAATAGATGAAATATTGAATGCAACATTCGATTGCACTGCAGGTATAGAAAATATACCGACTGTAAAAAACAATGTATCTGTTTATCCAAATCCTGTTTCCAACGGTTCACTGCATATCGCATTCACCCTTGAAAAAAATACAGATTTAACTATTTCTCTTTTCGATTTAACAGGAAAAATTATCCGGCAGCAAACCAGGCAAGGTGTGAAGGGAGATCATATTTTGATTTTTGATATCGACAATATAGCGGCCGGATTGTATGTGCTGAAAGTGCAAAATGGAAATGAATCATTAAATGTGAAGGTGGCTGTGAAGTAAGTAACTTATTATTGCAAAGTAATCAAGCAGCCCAGCCTCCCAAAGATCAATGAACCATTGCTGACTGTCAGGTACTTGTGTTTAGGAATTACGAAATATACTTAAGTAAATCGATGATGTATTTATTGGGAATGTCCTCTTTTTCTGATTTATCGTAAATTGAAAGTAAATAAACAGCAGACTGAATTACCTTATAATGAGTTATAACTCTAGCCCCACCAGCTTTTCCTTTGCCTTTACTGGCAATAGCAAGTCGGATTTTAAAACAATTGTTACCTAAGGCAGTTCCTTGCTCAGGGTTTTCTTTCAATGACTTCAAAAATTCAGAAAAATCATTTTTGAGTGAAGGATACTTTTTAGCCAATCGCTTTAACTGTTTGTCGAATGGGGGTATTGTATAAATGCTATAGTTCATTGAGAAGGTCTTCAGCAGGGCGGGGTTTTAATTTCCCATCGGCAACTAATTTCATATTTTCAACTGCTTCCTTAAGCTCTTCAAGCACAATTGCATAGGAAGGCGTAAGCGGTTTAGCTTTGACATATTTGAAATTTTTCAAAAGTTCCAGAAAAAAGGAAGCTTTTTGATCCTGAATATCTAGTATTACTTTCATATATTGGTGTTTAATAGTACAAAGATAGTGAAAAAAAACATTTCCGA
Proteins encoded in this window:
- a CDS encoding type II toxin-antitoxin system RelE/ParE family toxin, which produces MNYSIYTIPPFDKQLKRLAKKYPSLKNDFSEFLKSLKENPEQGTALGNNCFKIRLAIASKGKGKAGGARVITHYKVIQSAVYLLSIYDKSEKEDIPNKYIIDLLKYIS
- a CDS encoding T9SS type A sorting domain-containing protein, producing the protein MRKLFLFMVVLLATIGLQQANAQIPDDTNGRLYRLCKTWGYFKYFNQHKCDLKWDTLLNTTINEVLVANSNADFNNALRNMFYKVGNNSYCATPGPEPDTNFNFDDSWIKDPAFSQTVRDFLETFSMYIYPDTSTCLVKFNDYSTPGYYSYIDFRDDPLSMPIDYTNEANRLTTMFYYWNVINYFSPYRNIMDQPWDSTLYQFIPLIRQATTVIDFHVTFLKLVTRINDSHGFTNSTTISNNFWGGYYLPTIYFTRVDTQCVVTRVEYITGVSPGDILTTVKGIPIREIEDSLSLYVPASTPAALYRDIYYDMLRGGSYTSLNLTFLDSNNSTYSTFVVRSVNLAAWHAWKDDNGLTSSYFITTCGYGYVNMGMLQPEEVPDMYNTLKDASAIIFDICNYPNGMLWDLGPLLFPAPIISAVWYDPALAWLPAPYYYYYMPGWYYQNNDYDNLGWWSNPDAYSGKVYILVNEETQSQAEYTCQYLSNHPDSKVIGTQTAGADGNVSYLTLPGGISTSFTSLGWFYADGYQQQRNGVKIDSIVSPTIAGIRHGIDEILNATFDCTAGIENIPTVKNNVSVYPNPVSNGSLHIAFTLEKNTDLTISLFDLTGKIIRQQTRQGVKGDHILIFDIDNIAAGLYVLKVQNGNESLNVKVAVK